From a single Anaerolineales bacterium genomic region:
- a CDS encoding class I SAM-dependent methyltransferase, whose protein sequence is MSNSPSFTLLEAKNWRDYELLDSGDGLKLERFGKYTFARPESQAMWSRALPKSAWEDAHGVFQPTGEESGGHWIIKKKIDEKWIMNYGKLKFWAMTTPGRHLGVFPEVASHWDFMADSIQKADSRPNVLNLFGYTGLASLAAAAAGTSVTHVDASKKSVGWARENQELSGLGDRPIRWIVEDAVKYVQREIKRGVKYDGIILDPPKFGRGPKGEVWEVYKSLPNLLEMCRQCLSDHPLFVIVTVYAVRASAIHVAQAVDEMMKKYKGETDSGELVTREKSANRLLSQAVYARWSG, encoded by the coding sequence ATGTCCAATTCCCCCTCCTTCACACTGCTCGAAGCAAAGAACTGGCGCGACTACGAACTGCTCGACTCCGGCGACGGCTTAAAGCTTGAGCGCTTCGGCAAGTACACGTTCGCGCGCCCCGAGTCCCAAGCCATGTGGAGCCGCGCATTGCCCAAGTCAGCGTGGGAGGATGCTCATGGTGTGTTCCAACCCACGGGCGAGGAAAGCGGCGGGCACTGGATCATCAAAAAGAAAATAGATGAAAAGTGGATCATGAACTACGGGAAGCTTAAGTTCTGGGCGATGACGACGCCGGGGCGACATCTTGGCGTTTTCCCCGAGGTCGCTTCGCACTGGGACTTTATGGCTGATTCCATCCAGAAAGCGGATTCACGCCCGAACGTTCTCAACCTGTTCGGCTATACAGGTTTGGCGTCGCTGGCGGCGGCGGCGGCGGGCACATCGGTCACGCATGTGGATGCATCCAAAAAGTCGGTGGGGTGGGCGCGGGAGAATCAGGAACTATCAGGGCTGGGTGACAGACCCATCCGCTGGATCGTGGAGGACGCGGTCAAATACGTCCAGCGCGAGATCAAACGCGGAGTCAAATACGACGGCATCATCCTCGACCCGCCCAAATTCGGGCGCGGACCAAAAGGCGAGGTGTGGGAAGTGTACAAGTCGCTGCCAAATTTACTGGAGATGTGTCGGCAATGCCTAAGCGATCATCCGCTGTTCGTGATCGTAACAGTTTACGCTGTGCGCGCATCCGCCATCCATGTGGCGCAAGCCGTGGACGAAATGATGAAAAAATACAAGGGCGAAACCGACAGCGGCGAACTGGTGACGCGCGAGAAAAGCGCAAACCGCCTGCTTTCACAGGCGGTCTACGCGAGATGGTCGGGATAA
- a CDS encoding ABC transporter ATP-binding protein, which yields MINVSNLTFTYTGTTEPAIKDISFSVQPGEIFGFLGPSSAGKSTTQKILFRLLQGFQGSVQVFDRDLREWGCEYFEQIGVSFEMPNHYSKLTARENLRYFGALYQGSVMNPDELLEMVGLLDDADTLVSRFSKGMKNRLSVARSLVNNPKLLFLDEPTGTFLEDAGNDR from the coding sequence ATGATTAACGTTAGCAACCTGACTTTTACTTATACAGGCACGACTGAGCCAGCCATCAAGGACATCAGTTTCAGCGTCCAGCCCGGTGAGATCTTCGGATTCCTCGGACCGAGCAGCGCGGGCAAATCCACCACGCAGAAGATCCTATTTCGGCTGTTACAGGGATTTCAGGGATCGGTGCAAGTCTTCGACCGCGACCTGCGCGAATGGGGCTGCGAATATTTCGAGCAGATTGGCGTGAGTTTTGAAATGCCCAATCATTACAGCAAATTGACCGCACGCGAGAACCTGCGTTACTTCGGCGCGCTGTACCAGGGATCCGTGATGAATCCTGATGAATTGCTGGAGATGGTTGGTTTGCTGGACGATGCCGATACGCTGGTTTCGCGATTTTCCAAAGGGATGAAGAACCGTCTGAGCGTGGCGCGGTCCTTGGTCAACAACCCCAAACTGCTCTTTTTGGATGAACCGACCGGTACGTTCCTCGAAGACGCAGGAAATGATCGATAA
- the rsmH gene encoding 16S rRNA (cytosine(1402)-N(4))-methyltransferase RsmH, translating into MAHKPVLYQEIIHALQPHSSGRYVDGTLGAGGHARGILEACAPDGLLLGLDVDPQALALARETLAPYEGRIHLAQASHITLTNQLASLGWDAVDGIVLDLGASSMQFDNPGRGFSFMQDGPLDMRFGPHVTMSAADIVNTYDERELADIIFKYGEDRDARRIAKAIVASRPLHTTGELVTVIEKASPRRGDKTHPATQTFQALRIVVNEELAAVEVTLPQAVAALKSGGRCAVISFHSLEDRIVKEYFREQSRDLVNPPYEMIYEVERKAVVKLVNKKPIVPSDEEIRENPRARSAKLRVVEKL; encoded by the coding sequence ATGGCACACAAACCTGTACTTTACCAAGAGATTATACACGCTCTGCAGCCACACAGCAGTGGTCGGTATGTGGATGGCACATTGGGCGCGGGCGGTCACGCTCGCGGAATTCTGGAGGCTTGCGCGCCGGATGGGCTGTTGCTGGGTCTGGATGTTGACCCGCAGGCTTTGGCGCTTGCTCGTGAGACCTTGGCTCCTTACGAGGGGCGCATTCATCTCGCGCAAGCCTCCCACATTACCCTCACGAACCAACTCGCTTCATTGGGTTGGGATGCTGTTGACGGCATTGTCCTCGACCTCGGTGCGTCGTCCATGCAGTTCGACAATCCCGGGCGCGGCTTTTCCTTCATGCAGGATGGTCCGCTCGATATGCGTTTCGGTCCGCATGTGACCATGAGCGCGGCGGATATCGTCAACACATACGACGAGCGCGAACTGGCGGACATCATCTTCAAGTACGGCGAAGACCGTGATGCGAGAAGGATTGCCAAAGCCATCGTCGCGAGCCGTCCGCTTCATACAACGGGAGAGCTGGTTACTGTGATCGAGAAGGCGAGTCCACGCCGAGGCGACAAGACCCATCCCGCCACGCAGACCTTCCAGGCGCTGCGCATCGTCGTCAACGAGGAATTAGCCGCAGTGGAGGTCACGCTTCCGCAGGCAGTGGCAGCCCTAAAGTCCGGTGGACGATGCGCGGTGATCTCCTTCCATTCGCTGGAAGACCGCATCGTCAAAGAGTATTTTAGAGAGCAGAGCAGGGATCTCGTCAATCCGCCTTATGAAATGATCTATGAAGTGGAACGCAAGGCGGTCGTGAAGCTGGTCAATAAAAAGCCGATAGTCCCCTCGGATGAAGAGATTCGCGAAAATCCGCGGGCGCGTAGTGCAAAACTGCGAGTTGTTGAGAAACTATGA
- a CDS encoding ATP-grasp domain-containing protein has translation MYICVLTSMPDDDDIPYDPSPYMNGFRWKHHLVQPTNVEKQIKDLIDEGVDVFINLCDGTPDDPLSGIALVHALERYNAAFTGADSKFFDPTRDEMKNAARRVSVPTPNWMFVSRVEDAEKVAKRLKFPMLVKPPHGYASVGIRRNSRVETIEQLREQIEFEIKEFGRALIEEFVEGREFTCLIAESPDATGKPLTFTPVEFIFPEGESFKHYDMKWVEYEKMSVAVVDEPRINKTLREQTARVFKELGGNGYARCDYRMDADGVIHMLEINPNCGIFYPPHEPGSADFSLLNDPNIDHTKFMKLIIRNAQKRQTRIAAEKIIKRQRRKRVLEVEQMAYT, from the coding sequence ATGTACATTTGCGTATTGACAAGCATGCCGGATGACGACGACATACCCTACGATCCCTCTCCCTACATGAACGGGTTCCGCTGGAAGCATCATCTGGTTCAACCAACGAACGTGGAAAAACAAATAAAGGATTTGATCGATGAGGGGGTGGATGTATTCATCAATTTGTGTGACGGCACCCCGGATGATCCGCTATCCGGCATCGCGCTTGTCCACGCGTTGGAACGATATAACGCCGCATTCACCGGCGCAGATTCGAAATTCTTCGATCCCACACGCGATGAAATGAAGAACGCCGCGCGCCGTGTCTCTGTCCCCACGCCGAACTGGATGTTCGTCAGTCGTGTGGAGGACGCCGAGAAGGTCGCGAAGCGTTTGAAGTTCCCCATGCTGGTCAAGCCGCCGCACGGTTATGCCAGTGTTGGCATCCGCCGCAACTCACGCGTTGAAACCATCGAACAACTGCGCGAACAGATCGAGTTTGAGATCAAGGAATTCGGACGCGCCCTGATCGAAGAGTTTGTTGAAGGACGCGAGTTCACGTGTCTCATTGCAGAAAGTCCGGATGCCACCGGGAAACCGCTCACTTTTACACCGGTTGAGTTCATCTTCCCCGAAGGGGAGTCCTTCAAGCATTACGACATGAAATGGGTCGAGTACGAGAAAATGTCCGTCGCGGTTGTGGATGAGCCCCGCATCAACAAGACCCTGCGCGAACAGACCGCCCGCGTGTTCAAGGAATTGGGCGGCAATGGATATGCGCGCTGTGATTACCGCATGGACGCGGATGGCGTGATCCACATGCTTGAGATCAACCCCAACTGCGGAATTTTCTATCCGCCGCATGAACCCGGCTCGGCAGACTTCTCGCTCCTTAATGATCCAAACATCGATCACACCAAGTTCATGAAGTTGATCATCCGCAATGCGCAGAAGAGACAGACGCGCATCGCGGCGGAGAAGATCATCAAACGTCAGCGCCGCAAGCGCGTGCTCGAAGTCGAACAGATGGCTTACACCTAA
- the mraZ gene encoding division/cell wall cluster transcriptional repressor MraZ, whose product MFLGQYQHNLDDKGRLMIPARFRDLLAGGAFITQGFDKCLMVMTETYFKQVYERIEAMNLADPTARLLRRLILSNAYQVEPDKVGRILVPQNLRAFLGIPSGELIVAGQGEYFEVWTPGDWSAQMDLLHDIEANNARFSTLDLSKHPS is encoded by the coding sequence ATGTTCTTAGGTCAGTACCAGCACAATCTCGATGACAAGGGGCGCCTGATGATCCCGGCGCGCTTCCGTGATCTGCTGGCTGGCGGCGCCTTCATCACACAGGGTTTCGACAAATGCCTGATGGTAATGACCGAGACGTACTTTAAACAGGTCTATGAGCGCATTGAAGCCATGAACCTTGCCGACCCGACTGCACGTCTCCTTCGCCGCTTGATCTTGTCCAATGCCTATCAGGTTGAACCGGACAAGGTCGGGCGCATCCTTGTTCCGCAGAACTTGCGCGCTTTCCTCGGCATTCCGAGCGGCGAACTGATTGTGGCGGGGCAGGGCGAATACTTCGAAGTGTGGACGCCCGGTGATTGGAGCGCACAGATGGACCTCCTGCACGATATCGAAGCCAACAACGCCCGCTTCTCAACACTGGATCTCTCGAAACATCCTTCGTAG
- a CDS encoding ExeM/NucH family extracellular endonuclease yields MNKSLVRVFSLVTMLALILGGLPVQNVQAAHVLFSNPTTTVFINEIHYDNTSTDAGEAIEIAGPAGTDLTGWSIVLYNGSGGAVYDTDALSGIIPNQQGGYGTVVLTYPANGIQNGAPDGIALVNGTTVVQFLSYEGTFAAVGGPANGMTSTDIGVSQAGTEPLGSSLQLTGTGSTYGEFTWTATTSSTFGSPNTGQFFGAPEPSAPVINEFSASTAGTDVEYVEFYGDPNTDYSAYTLLEIEGDAGASVGTVDEVINLGTTDANDLYLVNLPANALENGTITLLLVKNFAGALNADLDTDNDGVFDTTPWDAIVDSVAVNDGGAGDITYGTPTLGVAYDGLPFAPGGASRIPDGTDTDTTADWVRNDFDLAGIPGFDGTPEVGEAYNTPGALNEVVTPVVLGNVVISQIYGGGGNSGATYTHDFIELYNSSASSIDLTGWSVQYASAAGTSWQVTALSGSIAPGGYYLIQQAAGSGGTTSLPTPDAIGTIAMSATAGKVALVNNTTALSGACPTGSQIVDFVGFGATANCFEGSGSAPAPSNTTAIFRKDGGNQDTDNNNDDFETGAPNPRNSGFGAEDDAPEVVSTFPTDGATDFPTTGNLAVTFSEPVDVTGTWFELICTTSGTVLATVSGGPTNFTLNPDADLIAGETCTLNIYAANVTDQDANDPPDNMEADHTISFSVLNACILPFTPIYDIQGSGPIAAITGTVTTQGVVIGDYEGPSPTLRGFYIQDATGDGDPATSDGIFVFNGNNDNVNLGDVVRVTGTAAEFQDQTQISTSSIVNCGTGSVTPVDVTFPVASLDYLERYEGMLVRLPQTMYVTEHFQLGRFGQVLLSSGARLQQPTNVVDPGAPALALQAANDLNKIIIDDALQSQNPDPILFARGGLPLSASNTLRGGDTATNIVGVMTYTWAGNAASGNAYRIRPINALNGYVNFEPTNPRPTESPDVGGSLKVVSFNLLNYFNTFSGCTNGVGGAPTDCRGAENLAEFNRQWTKTVAAILQMDADVIGVNEIENDGYGPNSAIAHLVDQLNAATAPGTYAYIDVDTGTGEVNALGTDAIKVGFIYKPGSVTPVGQTAALNTVEFVNGGDSAPRNRPALAQAFEENANGHAFIVSVNHLKSKGSACDAPDAGDGQGNCNQVRLNAVFELMSWLASDPTGTGDPDILLIGDYNSYAMEDPIIAIEDFGFTHLIKTFLGSDAYSYVFDGQWGYLDHALASSSMIPYVTGVADYHINADEPAVLDYNTNFKSAGQVTSLYSPDEFRVSDHDPVLIGLDLGINDLMCNGLPATIIGTPGDDVIYGTNGNDVIVGLGGNDTIYGGNGNDTICGGNGDDTIYGGNGNDVLDGGDGDDDLDGQNGNDILTGGNGNDTLIGWNGNDLLDGGAGNDILYGNNGNDTLTGGPGADWFSGGNGSDTYPDFNAGEGDTNDGT; encoded by the coding sequence ATGAATAAAAGTTTGGTCAGAGTATTTTCGTTGGTAACGATGCTGGCGTTGATACTGGGGGGATTGCCGGTGCAGAATGTACAGGCGGCTCATGTCTTGTTTAGCAACCCGACTACTACGGTTTTCATCAATGAGATCCATTATGATAATACTAGTACAGATGCCGGGGAAGCAATCGAGATTGCAGGACCGGCTGGCACTGATCTTACAGGGTGGAGTATTGTCTTATATAACGGTTCTGGCGGGGCTGTATATGATACCGATGCATTGAGCGGCATCATCCCCAACCAGCAGGGTGGATATGGCACGGTGGTTCTGACATACCCAGCCAATGGAATACAGAATGGCGCGCCCGACGGTATTGCTCTCGTCAACGGTACGACTGTTGTCCAGTTCCTCAGCTATGAGGGAACTTTCGCGGCAGTCGGCGGACCTGCGAACGGAATGACTAGTACGGATATTGGAGTTAGCCAGGCTGGTACCGAACCGCTGGGATCCTCCCTGCAATTGACCGGTACTGGCTCGACTTATGGCGAGTTCACGTGGACTGCCACAACATCCAGCACGTTTGGGAGTCCAAACACCGGTCAGTTTTTTGGTGCGCCAGAACCATCAGCCCCCGTGATCAACGAATTCTCCGCCAGCACGGCTGGCACTGACGTTGAATATGTTGAATTCTACGGCGATCCCAATACGGACTATTCCGCCTATACACTCCTTGAAATCGAAGGTGATGCCGGAGCCTCCGTCGGAACCGTGGATGAGGTGATCAATCTTGGCACGACGGATGCCAACGATCTTTACCTCGTCAACCTGCCAGCCAACGCACTCGAGAATGGCACCATCACGCTCTTGCTTGTCAAGAACTTCGCTGGCGCACTAAATGCCGATCTCGACACCGATAATGACGGCGTCTTTGATACCACTCCCTGGGATGCCATTGTTGATTCGGTGGCTGTCAATGATGGCGGAGCGGGCGACATAACCTACGGGACGCCCACCTTGGGCGTCGCCTATGACGGTCTGCCCTTTGCCCCCGGCGGCGCGTCGCGCATCCCGGATGGGACTGATACCGACACAACCGCCGATTGGGTCCGCAACGATTTCGATCTGGCGGGCATCCCCGGTTTTGACGGCACACCGGAGGTTGGTGAGGCATACAATACGCCGGGCGCTCTGAATGAAGTGGTGACTCCAGTAGTTCTTGGAAATGTTGTCATCAGCCAAATCTACGGCGGCGGCGGGAACAGCGGCGCGACATATACCCATGATTTCATCGAACTGTACAACTCCAGCGCCAGTAGTATCGATCTTACCGGATGGTCGGTGCAATATGCATCCGCTGCCGGAACATCTTGGCAGGTGACAGCCTTATCAGGCTCTATTGCTCCGGGTGGTTATTATCTCATCCAGCAAGCGGCTGGTTCGGGCGGCACAACATCCCTGCCAACACCGGACGCCATCGGCACAATAGCCATGAGCGCTACAGCCGGTAAAGTTGCGCTGGTCAATAACACCACTGCGCTGAGTGGCGCATGCCCGACTGGAAGTCAGATCGTTGACTTTGTCGGATTTGGCGCCACAGCAAACTGCTTTGAAGGAAGCGGATCTGCCCCCGCACCCAGCAACACAACGGCTATTTTCCGAAAGGATGGCGGGAACCAGGACACCGACAATAATAATGATGATTTTGAAACCGGCGCCCCCAATCCACGGAACAGCGGTTTCGGCGCCGAGGATGACGCCCCCGAAGTCGTCAGCACCTTCCCGACGGACGGCGCAACTGACTTCCCCACCACAGGAAACCTCGCTGTTACATTCAGCGAACCGGTTGACGTGACCGGCACATGGTTCGAACTGATCTGCACAACCAGCGGAACGGTTCTGGCAACCGTCAGCGGTGGTCCGACCAACTTCACGTTGAATCCCGATGCGGACCTGATTGCCGGTGAAACCTGCACGCTGAACATTTACGCCGCGAACGTCACCGATCAAGACGCCAACGATCCGCCCGACAACATGGAAGCGGATCACACGATCAGCTTCAGCGTCTTGAACGCCTGCATCCTGCCCTTCACTCCGATTTATGATATCCAAGGCAGTGGACCCATCGCCGCCATCACTGGCACGGTCACCACGCAAGGTGTTGTAATCGGCGATTATGAAGGACCATCGCCGACCCTGCGCGGCTTTTACATTCAGGATGCAACAGGCGACGGTGATCCCGCCACATCAGACGGTATCTTTGTCTTCAACGGCAACAATGACAACGTCAACCTCGGTGACGTCGTCCGCGTGACCGGTACCGCCGCTGAATTCCAAGACCAGACACAGATCAGCACATCCTCCATCGTTAACTGTGGAACTGGTTCTGTGACACCGGTGGATGTCACCTTCCCGGTTGCTTCATTAGACTACCTTGAACGCTACGAAGGCATGCTGGTGCGCCTGCCGCAGACCATGTACGTGACCGAGCACTTCCAACTCGGGCGCTTTGGTCAGGTATTGCTCTCCTCCGGTGCCCGCCTGCAACAACCGACGAATGTTGTTGATCCCGGCGCGCCTGCGCTCGCATTGCAAGCCGCAAACGACCTGAACAAGATCATCATCGATGACGCCCTGCAAAGCCAAAACCCCGACCCGATCCTGTTCGCGCGCGGCGGACTTCCCCTCTCCGCCAGCAACACCCTGCGCGGCGGTGACACGGCGACAAACATCGTCGGCGTGATGACCTATACTTGGGCTGGCAACGCGGCAAGCGGGAACGCCTATCGCATCCGCCCCATCAACGCGCTGAACGGCTACGTCAACTTCGAGCCGACCAACCCGCGTCCCACCGAGTCTCCAGATGTGGGCGGTTCGCTCAAGGTCGTCAGCTTTAACCTGCTCAACTACTTCAATACCTTCTCCGGTTGTACCAATGGGGTCGGCGGAGCGCCCACGGATTGTCGCGGAGCAGAAAACCTGGCGGAATTCAACCGCCAATGGACCAAGACCGTCGCCGCCATCCTTCAGATGGATGCGGACGTGATCGGCGTCAATGAGATCGAGAACGACGGTTATGGTCCCAACAGTGCCATCGCCCACCTCGTTGATCAGCTAAACGCCGCCACCGCCCCCGGCACCTACGCTTACATTGACGTAGATACCGGCACTGGGGAGGTCAACGCCCTCGGCACGGATGCGATTAAAGTAGGCTTTATCTACAAGCCCGGCTCGGTAACTCCCGTCGGACAGACCGCCGCCCTTAACACGGTCGAGTTCGTCAACGGCGGGGACAGCGCGCCGCGCAACCGTCCCGCACTTGCGCAGGCATTCGAAGAAAATGCCAACGGACATGCCTTCATCGTCAGTGTCAACCACCTCAAGAGCAAAGGCTCCGCCTGCGATGCACCCGACGCGGGGGATGGACAGGGCAACTGCAACCAGGTGCGCTTGAATGCCGTGTTCGAACTAATGTCCTGGCTTGCGTCCGACCCGACCGGCACCGGCGATCCCGATATCCTGCTCATCGGCGATTACAACTCCTATGCCATGGAAGACCCGATCATCGCGATTGAGGACTTTGGCTTCACCCACCTGATCAAGACCTTCCTTGGATCGGATGCCTACTCCTACGTCTTCGACGGGCAGTGGGGATACCTCGACCACGCCCTTGCATCGTCTTCCATGATCCCATATGTGACTGGCGTTGCAGATTACCATATCAACGCGGACGAACCTGCTGTGCTGGATTACAACACCAACTTCAAGAGCGCCGGTCAGGTCACAAGCTTATACTCGCCGGATGAGTTCCGCGTCTCAGACCATGACCCGGTGTTGATCGGCTTGGATCTGGGCATCAACGACCTCATGTGCAACGGACTCCCAGCCACCATTATCGGCACCCCGGGCGACGACGTTATCTACGGCACCAACGGTAATGATGTCATTGTCGGACTCGGCGGCAACGACACCATCTACGGCGGCAACGGCAACGACACCATCTGCGGCGGCAACGGGGACGACACCATCTATGGCGGCAATGGCAACGACGTGCTGGATGGCGGCGACGGAGACGACGACTTGGACGGCCAAAATGGCAATGACATTCTCACAGGTGGCAATGGCAACGATACTCTCATCGGCTGGAACGGGAATGACTTGTTGGACGGCGGCGCCGGAAACGATATCCTCTACGGCAACAATGGCAACGATACATTGACTGGCGGACCCGGCGCAGACTGGTTCAGCGGCGGGAACGGCAGCGATACCTACCCTGACTTCAACGCAGGGGAAGGTGACACGAACGATGGTACATAG
- a CDS encoding penicillin-binding protein 2, translating into MRQQYALRSQVLAGAMAFIALAIIVQMTRIQNSVEADVFRQQAENYAYELRTFYPNRGEIYDRNGRLLAGQKTVYEIGVDLNIVKDPHAIAFAVSRELDMDYEQLFTVVTNPPERLSYLVLADFVATQKALNLQELKKALQEQASPGFGGLTGLQFRAHPQRSYPENSLASNVLGFVNREGKGYFGVEENYDNLLSGSPVQVLVPTDPNKAYEIPKVPDGTTLILTINRDLQAAAEKVLDESLKKYGAQEGVIIIMHPRNGELLAVATSRRMDLNKFWDYGSVYDNATDFNPAISKMYEPGSILKVLTMASALDSGTVTPNSTYLDTGSVLIGGVTIRNWDRNPWGVQNMLGCLQHSLNVCMVHIASQMGAGTFYNYMDAFGFGHLTNVDMAGESAGRLKVPGDSDWYPVDLGTNSFGQGIAVTPMQMLSSVSAVANEGRMVTPHVLYAMVREGRQYNVPAQYLGSPISPQTAATLSEMLSISLETESSQALVPGYRIAGKTGTAEIPVNGFYSSYQTNASFIGWGPVDEPQFMIYVWLEKPTASPWASETAAPVFAEMAKKTVVLLDIPPDAIRKQLLAVK; encoded by the coding sequence ATGAGACAGCAATATGCGCTTCGCAGTCAGGTGTTGGCGGGGGCGATGGCGTTCATCGCGCTTGCCATTATCGTGCAGATGACGCGCATCCAGAACAGTGTGGAGGCAGATGTTTTCCGTCAGCAGGCGGAAAATTATGCTTATGAACTGCGCACTTTTTATCCCAACCGCGGCGAGATCTATGACCGCAATGGGCGTCTGCTTGCAGGTCAAAAGACCGTCTATGAGATCGGCGTTGACCTGAACATCGTCAAGGATCCTCACGCCATTGCCTTCGCTGTCAGCCGCGAACTGGATATGGATTACGAGCAACTATTTACAGTTGTCACAAATCCGCCGGAGCGGCTTTCCTATCTCGTCCTTGCCGACTTCGTTGCCACACAAAAGGCGCTCAATCTTCAGGAGTTGAAGAAAGCCCTGCAGGAACAAGCCTCTCCCGGTTTTGGCGGGCTGACGGGTCTGCAGTTCAGAGCGCATCCCCAGCGCAGTTATCCTGAGAATTCGCTTGCATCGAATGTTCTTGGCTTCGTCAACCGCGAAGGCAAGGGATATTTCGGTGTGGAGGAAAATTACGACAATTTGCTGTCCGGCAGTCCCGTGCAGGTGCTGGTCCCTACTGATCCGAACAAAGCGTATGAAATCCCCAAGGTTCCCGATGGCACGACACTGATCCTGACCATTAACCGTGATCTGCAAGCCGCCGCGGAAAAAGTCCTCGACGAATCGCTGAAAAAATACGGCGCACAGGAAGGTGTCATCATCATCATGCATCCGCGCAACGGGGAACTGCTCGCAGTTGCCACGTCCCGCCGCATGGATTTGAACAAATTCTGGGATTATGGCTCGGTCTATGACAACGCCACCGACTTCAATCCTGCCATCTCCAAGATGTATGAGCCGGGTTCCATCCTGAAAGTGCTCACCATGGCATCCGCGCTGGACAGTGGAACGGTCACGCCCAACTCGACTTATCTCGATACCGGCTCGGTGCTGATCGGCGGAGTGACCATCCGGAACTGGGACCGCAATCCCTGGGGTGTGCAGAACATGCTTGGTTGTTTGCAGCACTCCCTTAATGTGTGTATGGTACATATTGCATCCCAAATGGGCGCAGGCACGTTCTATAACTATATGGACGCGTTCGGTTTCGGTCACCTCACCAACGTGGATATGGCTGGGGAATCAGCAGGCAGGCTCAAGGTCCCGGGCGATTCGGATTGGTATCCTGTAGACCTTGGCACGAACTCGTTCGGTCAGGGTATCGCAGTCACACCGATGCAAATGCTGTCGTCGGTCTCTGCGGTTGCAAATGAAGGACGAATGGTCACGCCGCATGTGTTGTATGCGATGGTGCGCGAGGGACGCCAATACAATGTTCCGGCGCAGTATCTCGGTTCGCCCATCTCGCCACAGACCGCCGCAACGCTGAGCGAAATGCTTTCCATCTCGCTCGAAACAGAATCATCCCAGGCGCTTGTGCCCGGCTACCGCATCGCCGGAAAGACCGGCACGGCGGAAATTCCCGTCAACGGTTTTTACAGCAGTTACCAGACCAACGCCTCGTTCATCGGCTGGGGACCGGTGGATGAACCGCAATTCATGATCTACGTCTGGCTCGAAAAGCCGACCGCCTCCCCGTGGGCTTCTGAAACCGCCGCCCCGGTCTTTGCAGAAATGGCAAAGAAAACCGTCGTCCTGTTGGACATCCCGCCCGACGCCATTCGGAAACAACTACTCGCCGTAAAATAA